The following proteins come from a genomic window of Azoarcus sp. PA01:
- the serA gene encoding phosphoglycerate dehydrogenase yields MQNSPLHHTDFRFVLLEGIHATAIETLATSGYSRVDARPGALTGDDLIHAIADADFVGIRSRTRLTEEVLTHAPKLLAIGCFCIGTNQVDLDAAALLGIPVFNAPFSNTRSVAELVLAEIVMLMRGIPEKNALLHRGGWMKSASNSWEIRGKTLGIVGYGHIGTQVGVLAEHFGMKVVYHDIEAKLSLGNAHQLGSLEALLAVSDVVSLHVPETPATRDMIDATRLAAMKPGSFLINASRGTVVDIDALADALAGGHLLGAAIDVFPAEPKSNDEAFVSPLLRFDNVILTPHIGGSTAEAQANIGREVAAKLARYANNGSTVSAVNFPEVSLPAHEGQCRVLHIHHNVPGMLARINDRISKAGLNIVAQYLQTTQHVGYVVIDVEAEARQVAFDELNAIDGTIRCRLIC; encoded by the coding sequence ATGCAAAATTCACCGCTGCACCACACCGATTTCAGGTTCGTGCTGCTCGAAGGCATTCACGCGACCGCGATCGAGACGCTCGCCACGAGCGGCTATTCGCGCGTCGATGCGCGGCCCGGCGCGCTGACCGGCGACGACCTCATCCATGCGATCGCCGACGCGGATTTCGTCGGCATCCGCTCGCGCACGCGGCTCACCGAGGAAGTGCTGACGCACGCCCCGAAACTGCTCGCCATCGGCTGCTTTTGCATCGGCACGAACCAGGTCGACCTCGACGCCGCGGCGCTGCTCGGCATCCCGGTGTTCAACGCGCCGTTCTCGAATACGCGCAGCGTCGCCGAGCTCGTGCTCGCCGAGATCGTCATGCTGATGCGCGGCATTCCGGAGAAAAACGCGCTGCTGCACCGCGGCGGATGGATGAAAAGCGCAAGCAATTCGTGGGAGATCCGCGGCAAGACGCTCGGCATTGTCGGCTACGGTCATATCGGCACGCAGGTCGGCGTGCTCGCCGAGCACTTCGGCATGAAAGTCGTGTACCACGACATCGAGGCCAAGCTGTCGCTCGGCAACGCGCATCAGCTGGGGTCGCTCGAAGCGCTGCTGGCAGTGTCGGACGTAGTCAGCCTGCACGTGCCTGAAACGCCGGCGACGCGCGACATGATCGACGCGACTCGCCTCGCCGCGATGAAGCCCGGCAGCTTCCTCATCAACGCGTCGCGCGGCACGGTCGTCGATATCGATGCGCTCGCCGATGCGCTCGCCGGGGGCCATCTGCTCGGCGCCGCGATCGACGTGTTCCCTGCCGAACCGAAGTCCAACGACGAAGCTTTCGTCTCCCCGCTGCTGCGCTTCGACAACGTCATCCTGACGCCGCACATCGGCGGCTCGACGGCCGAAGCGCAGGCGAACATCGGCCGCGAAGTCGCCGCCAAGCTCGCGCGCTATGCGAACAACGGATCGACGGTTTCGGCAGTGAATTTCCCCGAAGTGTCGCTGCCCGCGCACGAAGGCCAGTGCCGCGTCCTGCATATCCACCACAACGTCCCGGGCATGCTCGCGCGCATCAACGACCGGATTTCGAAAGCCGGGCTGAACATCGTCGCGCAGTACCTGCAGACGACCCAGCACGTCGGCTACGTCGTCATCGACGTCGAGGCCGAAGCGCGCCAGGTGGCGTTCGACGAACTCAACGCGATCGACGGGACGATACGCTGCCGCCTGATCTGCTGA
- a CDS encoding SDR family oxidoreductase, which translates to MPRPAELTHAPDLGLAGQVAIVTGANSGIGRACALALGQAGATVVVNHLPRSASAAADVVTAIERDGGRAMAFAADVSRESDVQAMFAEAVQRFGTVHILVNNAGVQRGAPFQEMSLEQWQQVIDVNLTGQFLCAREAVREFLRRGMQPERSCALGKIICISSVHQLIPWAFEANYAAAKGGVMLLMQSLAQELSCQRIRVNAVAPGAIRTPINRSVWENDDAHGELLKLIPYGRIGEPEDIAEAVLWLASDLSDYVVGTTLFVDGGMSLYPSFRGNG; encoded by the coding sequence ATGCCGAGACCTGCCGAACTCACGCACGCGCCCGATCTCGGGCTTGCCGGCCAAGTCGCCATCGTCACCGGCGCGAACTCCGGGATCGGGCGCGCATGCGCGCTTGCGCTCGGCCAGGCGGGGGCGACAGTGGTGGTCAATCACCTGCCGCGCAGCGCCAGCGCGGCAGCCGACGTGGTGACCGCGATCGAGCGCGACGGCGGCCGGGCCATGGCCTTCGCCGCCGACGTCAGCCGCGAATCAGACGTGCAGGCGATGTTCGCCGAAGCGGTCCAGCGCTTCGGCACGGTGCACATCCTGGTGAACAACGCCGGCGTGCAGCGCGGCGCGCCCTTTCAGGAGATGAGCCTCGAGCAGTGGCAGCAGGTCATCGACGTCAACCTCACCGGCCAGTTCCTGTGCGCGCGCGAGGCGGTGCGCGAGTTCCTGCGCCGAGGCATGCAGCCCGAGCGCTCCTGCGCGCTGGGCAAGATCATCTGCATCAGCTCGGTACACCAGCTCATCCCCTGGGCCTTCGAGGCCAACTACGCCGCCGCCAAAGGCGGCGTGATGCTGCTCATGCAGTCGCTCGCGCAAGAGCTCTCCTGCCAGCGCATCCGCGTCAATGCGGTGGCGCCCGGCGCCATCCGCACGCCGATCAACCGCTCGGTATGGGAGAACGACGACGCGCACGGCGAGCTCCTGAAGCTCATCCCCTACGGCCGCATCGGCGAACCCGAGGACATCGCCGAGGCGGTGCTGTGGCTCGCGTCCGACCTTTCCGACTACGTCGTCGGCACCACGCTCTTCGTCGATGGCGGCATGAGCCTTTATCCCTCGTTTCGCGGCAACGGCTGA
- a CDS encoding PAS domain-containing protein → MDAALVDTTDQMLGLLDCDGTVLRANRSLVAFFDVAADEIVGKPLWSAPGWEKWGVGALNIKRAVREAAAGKASHVLGILAGESSGGHSAEFDLQRVAEDFGLAPSVALMGRFDAIEKQLSSARALRLSQLYGAISETNKAVMRSSKPEEVYRAVCDACVRHCGFKLAWIGLHDPLSGYIIPVEAAGAAASYVDDLRTEAGPASIERHDRIETARDGLVPSIVPDIAADPDLAAWHAAAAAHGLACLVSLPLQRNGALFGRLNVYGGTAHRFDDEAVALLEEMADNVSFALDHFDREALRCHTEAALRASEARLQEAQAVGRIGDWELDRETGAMTWSPELFHLFERPLEMGAPDCEGALAYYEPDTREQTRARFRHAMDTGERCELEQTITLPSGAVHHHATQIVPLKDAEGRVYKLFGTVQDITERKLAEQQLRRKTLEIEDLYQNAPCGYQSVDADGLIIRINDTALNWLGYEREEVVGRMKMVDLLNPESQPLFLDQFLSLKQTGLFQSLELELIRSNGSKLPVQVDSTAILDADGHFVATRTMLSDNSARKQLEIERAAHEARLAELSRHMVDVQENERRKLAGELHDRASPNLAALQLTLSNLACALPASVLSELEPMLGDAQALLLDTAAGIREICTNLRPATLDYAGLIPALQDYAQQFARRTGIAVRLELASLKTQLLPNVQSLLFRIAQEALTNCAKHADAGTIHLQLAETADALILKISDDGVGFDSCLLGESGSKPGLGLITMKERAEFAGGRFTITSNPESGTEITVTFDLHALNTLWKTRQHPSRRASDRLFQAQPGTL, encoded by the coding sequence GTGGACGCCGCCCTCGTTGACACCACCGACCAGATGCTGGGCCTGCTGGACTGCGACGGCACGGTGTTGCGCGCAAACCGAAGTCTCGTTGCGTTCTTCGACGTCGCCGCGGACGAAATCGTCGGAAAACCCCTATGGTCGGCGCCGGGCTGGGAAAAATGGGGCGTCGGCGCGCTGAACATCAAGCGTGCGGTCAGGGAAGCTGCAGCAGGCAAGGCGAGTCACGTGCTCGGGATTCTTGCCGGCGAGTCGAGCGGGGGGCACAGCGCCGAGTTCGATCTCCAGCGCGTTGCCGAAGATTTCGGCCTCGCGCCATCGGTCGCATTGATGGGCCGCTTCGACGCGATCGAGAAACAGCTTTCCAGCGCCCGGGCGCTTCGCCTTTCCCAGCTTTACGGCGCCATCTCCGAGACCAACAAAGCGGTGATGCGCAGCTCGAAGCCCGAAGAGGTGTATCGCGCGGTATGCGATGCATGCGTGCGCCACTGCGGTTTCAAGCTCGCATGGATCGGGCTTCACGACCCGCTGAGCGGGTACATCATCCCGGTCGAGGCGGCGGGCGCGGCCGCCTCCTACGTGGACGACCTCAGGACGGAGGCAGGCCCCGCCAGCATTGAGCGCCATGACCGCATCGAGACGGCAAGGGACGGTCTGGTGCCGTCAATCGTGCCGGACATCGCTGCGGATCCGGATCTCGCGGCGTGGCACGCCGCCGCAGCCGCTCACGGTCTGGCGTGCCTCGTTTCCCTGCCCCTGCAGCGCAACGGCGCACTGTTCGGCCGACTCAACGTCTACGGCGGCACGGCGCATCGTTTCGACGACGAAGCGGTCGCGCTGCTCGAAGAGATGGCGGACAACGTTTCCTTCGCGCTCGACCATTTCGACCGCGAGGCGCTGCGCTGCCACACCGAAGCGGCGTTGCGGGCAAGCGAGGCCCGTCTGCAGGAAGCGCAGGCGGTGGGCCGGATCGGCGACTGGGAACTCGACCGCGAAACCGGCGCGATGACGTGGTCGCCGGAGCTCTTCCATCTCTTCGAACGACCGCTGGAAATGGGCGCGCCGGACTGCGAAGGGGCGCTCGCGTATTACGAGCCGGACACGCGTGAACAAACCCGCGCCCGCTTCCGCCACGCGATGGACACCGGCGAGCGCTGCGAACTCGAACAGACGATCACCCTTCCGTCGGGCGCGGTGCACCACCACGCGACCCAGATCGTCCCGCTGAAGGACGCCGAGGGGCGGGTGTACAAGCTGTTCGGGACCGTCCAGGACATCACCGAGCGCAAGCTCGCCGAACAGCAGCTTCGCCGCAAGACGCTCGAGATCGAGGATCTCTACCAGAACGCGCCGTGCGGCTATCAGTCGGTCGACGCCGATGGCCTGATCATCCGCATCAACGACACTGCGCTGAACTGGCTCGGCTACGAACGCGAAGAGGTTGTCGGCAGGATGAAGATGGTCGACCTCCTGAATCCCGAAAGCCAGCCGCTCTTTCTCGACCAGTTCCTGAGCCTGAAGCAGACCGGCCTCTTCCAGAGCCTGGAACTCGAGCTGATCCGCAGCAACGGATCGAAGCTGCCGGTGCAGGTCGACTCGACCGCGATCCTCGACGCCGACGGCCACTTCGTCGCGACCCGCACGATGCTGTCGGACAATTCGGCGCGCAAGCAGCTCGAGATCGAGCGCGCCGCCCATGAAGCGCGGCTCGCCGAGCTGTCGCGGCACATGGTCGACGTGCAGGAAAACGAACGGCGCAAACTCGCCGGCGAACTCCACGACCGCGCGAGCCCGAACCTGGCTGCGCTGCAGCTGACGCTGTCGAACCTCGCGTGCGCGCTGCCGGCGTCGGTATTGAGCGAGCTGGAGCCGATGCTCGGCGACGCCCAGGCCCTCCTGCTCGACACCGCCGCGGGCATTCGGGAGATCTGCACGAACCTTCGTCCGGCGACGCTCGATTACGCCGGTTTGATCCCGGCGCTGCAGGATTACGCGCAACAATTCGCGCGCCGGACCGGCATTGCGGTACGCCTCGAGCTGGCATCTCTGAAAACCCAGCTTCTGCCGAACGTACAGTCGCTGCTGTTCCGCATCGCCCAGGAAGCGCTCACGAACTGCGCCAAGCATGCCGATGCGGGAACGATTCACCTCCAACTGGCGGAGACCGCCGACGCCCTCATCCTGAAGATTTCCGACGACGGAGTCGGCTTCGACTCCTGCCTGCTGGGCGAAAGCGGTTCCAAGCCCGGCCTCGGACTGATCACGATGAAGGAACGGGCGGAGTTCGCGGGCGGCCGCTTCACCATCACATCCAACCCAGAATCCGGGACAGAAATCACCGTGACTTTCGACCTTCATGCACTGAACACCCTATGGAAAACTCGACAGCATCCTTCGCGGCGCGCGAGCGACCGCCTGTTCCAGGCACAACCGGGGACCTTATGA
- a CDS encoding phasin family protein has translation MNTLPSVQKLTQAANGNIQAFQSFAGIVLNASERLVALNIEAARTLCSTATATAAPLTASNDMREQIAARMGTQGKMFEQAAEYFRSFNELCAKTQSEVAELNTQRLNEVSESVHELLDSVAKTGPSGAADLVAAMKTAMTNASATYENMIKTTRDVTESNLAAASNALQPIVTATTKQARKVA, from the coding sequence ATGAATACTCTTCCTTCCGTACAGAAACTGACGCAGGCAGCAAACGGCAACATTCAGGCTTTCCAGTCCTTCGCCGGCATTGTCCTGAATGCGTCGGAGCGGCTCGTCGCGCTCAACATCGAGGCGGCCCGCACGCTGTGCAGCACCGCGACCGCGACTGCCGCGCCGCTGACGGCGAGCAATGACATGCGCGAGCAGATCGCAGCGCGCATGGGTACGCAAGGCAAGATGTTCGAACAGGCAGCGGAATATTTCCGCAGCTTCAACGAGCTGTGCGCAAAGACCCAGAGCGAGGTCGCGGAGCTCAATACGCAGCGCCTGAACGAAGTGTCGGAGTCGGTGCATGAGCTGCTCGACAGCGTCGCGAAAACGGGTCCGAGCGGCGCCGCCGACCTCGTCGCCGCGATGAAGACCGCGATGACCAACGCCAGCGCCACGTACGAGAACATGATCAAGACGACTCGCGACGTCACCGAGTCGAACCTCGCGGCCGCCAGCAACGCGCTGCAGCCGATCGTCACCGCGACGACGAAGCAGGCGCGCAAGGTCGCCTGA
- a CDS encoding DUF2269 domain-containing protein, with protein sequence MEYQYLIVKWLHVLSSTVLFGTGIGSAFYLLRASLERDPLVAASVTRSVVVGDWLFTATTVVLQPLTGFWLTALADVPLDSRWIAWSVVLYVVAVACWLPVVVIQIRLRDVAAEAAENARPLLPPRYWRLFRVWFALGVPAFLAFVGIFYLMVTKPI encoded by the coding sequence ATGGAATACCAATACCTGATCGTCAAGTGGCTGCACGTGCTGTCATCGACGGTGCTGTTCGGCACCGGCATCGGCAGCGCGTTCTACCTGCTGCGCGCGAGCCTCGAGCGCGATCCGCTCGTTGCCGCGTCGGTCACGCGCAGCGTCGTCGTCGGCGACTGGCTGTTCACCGCCACCACCGTCGTGCTGCAGCCGCTGACCGGATTCTGGCTGACCGCGTTGGCCGACGTGCCGCTCGACAGCCGCTGGATTGCGTGGTCGGTGGTGCTGTATGTCGTCGCGGTCGCGTGCTGGCTGCCCGTCGTCGTGATCCAGATCCGCCTGCGCGATGTCGCCGCCGAAGCGGCGGAGAACGCCCGTCCGCTGCTCCCCCCGCGCTACTGGCGACTGTTCCGCGTGTGGTTTGCGCTCGGCGTGCCGGCATTTCTTGCATTCGTCGGTATCTTTTACTTGATGGTTACCAAGCCGATATGA
- a CDS encoding hemerythrin domain-containing protein: MNKSSLPTGLKDALGALLEDHRKVNKLFGDFEKAKTSEEKAEIARTVCNELTVHATLEEELFYPAVREIDPEKFGDLLDEAKVEHATAKELIAQIESMGPDDELFDAKVTVLGEYVKHHVKEEEEELFPKLVAEKCDLRPIAEKMEARRPALSKAA; the protein is encoded by the coding sequence ATGAACAAGTCGAGTCTGCCCACCGGCCTCAAGGACGCCCTCGGCGCCCTGCTCGAGGATCACCGCAAGGTCAACAAGCTCTTCGGCGACTTCGAGAAAGCGAAGACGAGCGAGGAGAAGGCCGAAATCGCCCGCACCGTCTGTAATGAACTGACCGTTCACGCGACGCTCGAGGAAGAGCTGTTCTACCCCGCAGTGCGGGAAATCGACCCCGAGAAGTTCGGCGATCTGCTCGACGAGGCAAAAGTCGAGCATGCCACCGCGAAGGAGTTGATTGCGCAGATCGAGTCGATGGGCCCCGACGACGAACTGTTCGACGCCAAAGTCACGGTGCTCGGCGAGTACGTCAAGCACCACGTGAAAGAGGAAGAAGAGGAGCTGTTTCCGAAGCTCGTCGCGGAGAAGTGCGATCTGCGGCCGATCGCGGAGAAAATGGAGGCACGCCGCCCGGCGCTGTCGAAAGCGGCATAA
- the gltX gene encoding glutamate--tRNA ligase: MASNVRTRFAPSPTGYLHIGGARTALFSWAFARRHGGTFILRIEDTDVARSTPAAVQAILDGMSWLGLDADEGPFYQMQRMERYKAVIAEMLAAGSAYHCYASTEELDQMREEQRARGEKPRYDGRWRPEPGKVLAAPPAGVEPVVRFRNPGEGVVAWDDLVKGRIEIANAELDDLVIARADGTPTYNFCVVVDDRDMGITHVIRGDDHVNNTPRQINILRALGAEVPLYAHLSMILGDDGTKLSKRHGAVSVMQYFDDGYLPEAVINYLARLGWSHGDDEIFPREQFVAWFDLDHITPSAAQFNTEKLNWLNAHYIKHADDARLAADVANRLARRGVDPEAGPRLESVVALYKERVANLNELADAAELYCVEVHPSDELLAQHLTDAGRVALASLKARLADVAWEKPALNQAIKDTMAEHGLKMPQVAIPLRVATLGVAQTPAIDAVLEVLGRERVLKRIGRYV; encoded by the coding sequence ATGGCTTCCAACGTTCGCACCCGTTTCGCCCCGAGCCCGACCGGCTACCTCCATATCGGCGGGGCGCGTACCGCTCTGTTCTCATGGGCATTCGCCCGCCGGCATGGCGGAACTTTCATCCTGCGTATCGAGGATACCGACGTCGCGCGCTCGACGCCCGCCGCGGTGCAGGCGATCCTCGACGGCATGAGTTGGCTCGGGCTCGACGCCGACGAAGGGCCCTTCTACCAGATGCAGCGCATGGAGCGCTACAAGGCGGTGATCGCCGAGATGCTCGCCGCAGGCAGCGCGTACCACTGCTATGCGTCCACCGAGGAACTCGACCAGATGCGCGAAGAGCAGCGCGCGCGCGGCGAAAAACCGCGTTATGACGGGCGCTGGCGGCCCGAGCCGGGCAAAGTGCTGGCGGCGCCGCCCGCCGGCGTCGAGCCGGTCGTGCGCTTCCGCAATCCGGGTGAAGGCGTCGTCGCGTGGGACGACCTCGTCAAAGGGCGCATCGAGATCGCGAACGCGGAACTCGACGACCTCGTCATCGCGCGCGCCGACGGCACCCCGACCTACAATTTCTGCGTCGTCGTCGATGACCGCGACATGGGCATCACGCACGTGATCCGCGGCGACGACCATGTCAACAACACGCCGCGCCAGATCAACATCCTGCGCGCGCTCGGCGCGGAGGTGCCGCTGTACGCGCACCTGTCGATGATCCTCGGCGACGACGGCACGAAGCTGTCGAAGCGCCATGGCGCGGTCAGCGTGATGCAGTATTTTGATGACGGCTACCTGCCTGAAGCGGTCATCAACTATCTCGCGCGCCTTGGCTGGAGCCATGGGGACGACGAGATCTTCCCGCGCGAGCAGTTCGTCGCGTGGTTCGATCTCGACCACATCACGCCGTCGGCGGCGCAGTTCAACACCGAAAAGCTCAATTGGCTCAACGCGCACTACATCAAGCACGCCGACGACGCGCGCCTCGCGGCGGACGTCGCCAACCGGCTCGCGCGCCGCGGCGTCGACCCGGAAGCCGGCCCGCGCCTCGAATCGGTCGTCGCGCTGTACAAGGAGCGAGTCGCGAACCTGAACGAGCTCGCGGATGCGGCCGAACTTTACTGCGTCGAAGTCCACCCCTCGGACGAGCTGCTCGCGCAGCACCTGACCGACGCGGGCAGGGTGGCGCTCGCGAGCCTGAAAGCGCGTCTTGCCGACGTGGCATGGGAAAAACCGGCGCTGAACCAGGCGATCAAGGACACGATGGCCGAACACGGGCTGAAGATGCCGCAGGTCGCGATTCCGCTGCGCGTCGCCACGCTCGGTGTCGCCCAGACGCCCGCGATCGACGCGGTGCTCGAAGTCCTCGGGCGTGAGCGGGTGCTGAAGCGCATCGGCCGCTACGTCTGA
- a CDS encoding CinA family protein has product MEPIEDVAEFMKQNGLVLVTAESCTAGLIAARLADIPGAGALLDCAYVVYSCEAKEQCLGVKRETIERFNLTSEEVAREMAAGALKKSAANLAIANTGVAEAVDDETPAGTQCFAWAFRTGKNDDGDPAIFSETHRFSGGRNEVRDAGAHYALMRVPYYFARLRESS; this is encoded by the coding sequence ATGGAACCGATTGAAGACGTTGCAGAATTCATGAAGCAGAACGGACTCGTGCTGGTGACGGCCGAATCCTGCACCGCCGGGCTGATCGCGGCGCGGCTTGCGGACATTCCGGGCGCGGGCGCGCTGCTCGACTGCGCTTACGTGGTGTATTCGTGCGAAGCGAAGGAGCAGTGCCTCGGCGTGAAGCGGGAGACGATCGAACGCTTCAACCTGACGAGCGAAGAAGTCGCGCGCGAGATGGCGGCAGGAGCGCTGAAAAAAAGCGCGGCGAATCTCGCGATCGCGAACACCGGCGTCGCCGAAGCGGTCGACGATGAAACTCCGGCCGGGACGCAGTGCTTCGCGTGGGCGTTTCGCACCGGCAAAAACGACGACGGCGATCCGGCGATCTTCAGCGAAACGCATCGTTTTTCCGGCGGTCGCAACGAAGTCCGGGATGCCGGCGCACACTATGCGCTGATGCGTGTCCCGTATTATTTCGCCCGCCTGCGCGAATCGTCCTGA
- a CDS encoding SDR family oxidoreductase — protein MNILITGGTGFLGSHFATRLAGAGHRLTLAVRDPARARARSSGAAYAYAAVDFMRATRSADWLPMLDGIDVVINAVGILRESGGQTFDLLHRQAPAALFGACASADVKRVIQISALGADEHAQSGYHLSKRAADEVLLGLPVAAAIVQPSLVYGAGGTSARLFGVLASLPLIPLPGRGEQRVQPVHIDDLVELVVRLVDGELPENPRIAAVGPQALTLREFLAALRKALGIARPPRFIPVPDVLTDSAAKAASMLPGALLDVETLAMLRRGNTADPSMMRRLLGREPRGVDDFIPRPEAGAARLGVQLQWLLPVLRASLAFVWILTGIVSLGVFPVADSHALLARAGVPEALRPAALYGAALLDLALGVLMLAGRRRAAVLVVQAGLILAYTAIISWKLPEFWLHPYGPVSKNLPMLAAIWLLYELESQRWNTNT, from the coding sequence ATGAACATTCTGATCACCGGGGGAACCGGCTTTCTCGGCAGCCATTTCGCCACCCGGCTCGCCGGCGCAGGCCACCGCCTGACGCTTGCCGTGCGCGACCCGGCACGCGCCCGGGCCCGCTCGAGCGGGGCGGCGTACGCCTATGCGGCGGTCGATTTCATGCGCGCGACGCGCAGCGCCGACTGGCTGCCGATGCTCGACGGCATCGACGTCGTCATCAACGCGGTCGGCATTCTGCGGGAAAGCGGGGGGCAGACGTTCGACCTGCTGCATCGGCAGGCGCCGGCAGCGCTGTTCGGGGCGTGCGCGAGCGCCGACGTGAAGCGGGTGATCCAGATTTCCGCGCTCGGTGCGGACGAGCACGCGCAAAGCGGCTACCACCTGAGCAAGCGCGCCGCCGACGAAGTGCTGCTCGGCCTGCCCGTTGCGGCCGCGATCGTGCAGCCTTCGCTGGTGTATGGAGCCGGCGGCACGAGCGCGCGGCTTTTCGGCGTGCTCGCGTCGCTGCCGCTGATCCCGCTCCCCGGGCGCGGCGAGCAGCGGGTGCAGCCGGTGCATATCGACGATCTCGTCGAACTCGTCGTGCGCCTCGTCGACGGCGAGCTGCCCGAAAACCCGCGCATCGCCGCAGTCGGCCCGCAAGCGCTGACGTTGCGCGAGTTTCTCGCGGCGCTGCGCAAGGCGCTCGGCATCGCGCGTCCGCCCCGTTTCATTCCGGTGCCCGATGTGCTGACCGACAGCGCAGCAAAAGCCGCTTCGATGCTGCCCGGCGCGCTGCTCGACGTCGAGACGCTCGCGATGCTGCGCCGTGGCAACACGGCTGATCCGTCAATGATGCGTCGCCTGCTCGGCCGCGAGCCGCGCGGAGTCGACGACTTCATCCCGCGTCCGGAGGCCGGCGCGGCGCGCCTCGGCGTGCAGCTGCAATGGCTGCTGCCGGTGCTGCGCGCGAGCCTCGCGTTCGTCTGGATCCTGACCGGCATCGTCTCGCTCGGCGTCTTCCCGGTCGCCGACAGCCACGCGCTGCTCGCCCGGGCCGGCGTGCCGGAAGCGCTGCGTCCGGCGGCACTGTATGGCGCCGCGCTGCTCGACCTCGCGCTCGGCGTGCTGATGCTTGCCGGGCGTCGTCGCGCGGCGGTGCTCGTCGTGCAGGCAGGGCTGATTCTCGCCTACACCGCGATCATCAGCTGGAAGCTCCCCGAATTCTGGCTGCACCCGTATGGTCCGGTGTCGAAGAACCTGCCGATGCTCGCGGCGATCTGGCTGCTGTACGAACTGGAATCGCAGCGATGGAATACCAATACCTGA
- a CDS encoding response regulator transcription factor: MTIRIVLADDHQMFRHALRAMLEKEPGIRIVGEASNGDELIDLISHQPVDIACVDIGMPGMNGIEATRRLLAIRPHVRVIGLSAFSDRQFVLDLLNAGATGYVTKAEAGDELLRAIHTVQQSKTYLCPDVAATVTNALLDNAPKDISAPRITARERQVLQLIAEGYTSTRIADRLHLAPSTVEVHRRNIMRKLDLHSVAELTKYAIRSGITTVTG, from the coding sequence ATGACGATCCGTATCGTACTGGCCGACGACCACCAGATGTTTCGTCACGCGCTGCGCGCGATGCTCGAGAAGGAGCCGGGAATCCGCATCGTCGGCGAAGCGAGCAATGGCGACGAACTGATCGACCTGATCAGCCACCAGCCGGTCGACATCGCCTGTGTCGATATCGGCATGCCGGGGATGAACGGCATCGAGGCGACGCGCCGCCTGCTCGCGATCCGCCCGCACGTGCGCGTGATCGGGCTTTCGGCGTTCTCCGACCGCCAGTTCGTGCTCGACCTGCTCAACGCCGGCGCGACCGGCTACGTGACGAAAGCCGAGGCCGGTGACGAGCTGCTGCGCGCGATCCACACCGTGCAGCAGTCCAAGACCTACCTCTGTCCGGACGTCGCCGCGACGGTCACGAACGCGCTGCTCGACAACGCGCCGAAGGACATCTCCGCGCCCCGCATCACCGCCCGCGAGCGTCAGGTGCTGCAGCTGATCGCCGAAGGTTACACGTCCACCCGCATCGCCGACCGGCTGCACCTGGCGCCCTCGACTGTCGAGGTGCACCGCCGCAACATCATGCGCAAGCTCGATCTGCACAGCGTTGCCGAACTGACGAAGTACGCGATTCGCAGCGGAATCACGACGGTTACAGGCTGA
- a CDS encoding NAD(P)H-dependent oxidoreductase has protein sequence MIRIAVIIGSTRPGRIGEAVAKWVFDIASRRTDARFELVDLKDANLPLLDEPVPPSRGQYSQPHTKAWAAKIDSFDGFVFVTPEYNHGTSAALKNAIDYLYKEWNNKVAAFVSYGSAGGARAVEHLRLVMAEVQVATVRNQVMFSLFTDFENFSTFKPAAHHEKSVNAMLDQLVAWTGALQPLRGK, from the coding sequence ATGATCAGGATTGCAGTGATTATTGGCAGCACCCGTCCCGGGCGCATTGGCGAGGCGGTCGCGAAATGGGTATTCGACATCGCTTCGAGACGGACCGATGCCCGGTTCGAGCTCGTGGATCTGAAGGACGCCAATTTGCCGCTGCTCGACGAGCCGGTACCGCCATCGAGGGGACAGTACAGCCAGCCCCACACGAAGGCGTGGGCGGCGAAAATCGATTCCTTCGATGGCTTCGTCTTCGTCACTCCCGAGTACAACCACGGCACGTCAGCTGCCCTGAAGAACGCCATCGACTACCTGTACAAGGAATGGAACAACAAGGTCGCCGCTTTCGTCAGCTACGGCAGCGCCGGTGGCGCCCGGGCGGTCGAGCACCTGCGGCTGGTCATGGCCGAAGTCCAGGTCGCCACAGTCCGTAACCAGGTGATGTTCTCGCTCTTCACTGACTTCGAAAACTTCAGCACTTTCAAGCCTGCTGCGCATCACGAGAAGTCTGTTAACGCGATGCTGGACCAGCTGGTGGCCTGGACTGGGGCGTTGCAGCCGTTGCGCGGCAAATAG